Below is a genomic region from Helianthus annuus cultivar XRQ/B chromosome 2, HanXRQr2.0-SUNRISE, whole genome shotgun sequence.
AtcggaacccagattcgaccATTGAATCTAAGAATTCCATCATTCCCAGGTGAGAACTGATCAGCAGTTCCACCTAATCCTTCGCTTGGAAGGTTAGCCTCTAACAAGGCTTGTTTCTGCGCATCTAGTAGCTTCTCATTCAAGCTGTTCTTGAGCTCAATGCTCTTGGCGTTAATCCTTATAGGTTTAACCCTTTCCTTGCGACTAAGTGCAttagcgactacattcgcttatCTTGGATGATAGCGAATCTCGAATCGTAATCATTCAacgtttccatccaacgacgttatctcatattcaaatctttctggttgaacagatgctggagactcttgtgatcagtgTATATAATACACTTTGttccataaaggtaatgtctccatagttttagtgcaaatacaacgccACCCACctctaagtcatgggtggtgtaattcctttCATGCACCTTGAGTTGTCGCCATACGTAGGCAATCATTTTGCTtctttgcataagcacacaacccatgccagtatgcaaagcatcgcagtagacaacAAATTCCTAAATGCCTTCAGGCAGAGTTagcactggagcattgctcaatttGTGCTTAAGGATTTCAAAAGATTCTTGCTATTTTGGACCCCAGTTGAACTTAACATTTTTACGGGTCAGTGTAGTTAAAGGAGTGGTTATCCTcgaaaagttctcaatgaacctcctataataaccagccagacctaagaaactacgaatctctgagGGAGTCTTaggtgcttcccaattcataatggcctcaatcttagcgggatccacctggataccacgctcactaacgacatgtccaaggaattggacttcgtgaagccagaattcacatttggaaattttgcataaagtttctcctgcTGTAACAGCTCCAGGATGCATCTAAGATGTTTCTCATGATCAGATTGATTACGAGAGTAGATAAGTATGTCGTCTATGAAGACTATGATAAACAtatctaaatacggcttgcagactctgttcatgagatccatgaacgctgcaggtgcattagtgagcctaaaaggcatcactaagaactcgtaatggccgtatcTTGTCCTGAAAGCGGTCTTAGGTACGTCTTCACTTCTAACTTtaagttgatgataccctgaccttaagtcaatcttggagaagaAGCTTGCCCCTTGCATTTGGTCGAACATATCATCGATCTTGGGCAAAGGATAACGATTCAAGATCATTACTTTGTTCAACTCATGGTAATCAATGCACAGGCGCATTgaaccgtccttcttcttcacgaataatattggcgctccccaaggcgatgagctaggctGAATGAAGGCTTTCTCCAACAGCTCATCTAATTGGGCTCTTAACTCTTTCATTTATGTCAGTGCCAGACAATATGGAGCTCATGCAACTGGTGCAGCTCCAGGCAagatgtcgattctgaactccacctgcctctcaggaggtaacccaggcagttcatcaggaaagacatctgggtaacCAAAGATGATTGGAATATCGTCAATCTTCGCCTTTGGTTTATCTACCATTACaccatgtagatgacacatccGCTTTTCAAACACTTAGATGCCTTAAGTATGGACACTTAATCAGGCAATCCATAGTGTATATCCCCCTGAATGGTGATCATTTCACCGGAAGGGGTTTTAATTTCGATGAGTTTCATGTCGCACGCgatacgtgcttggttatgcgataaccaatccatacccaaaaCTACATCAAACCCCGCCAATTTCATTGGCAGAAGAGATAATGGAATAGAATGATCCTTAATGGATATAGAGAATCCATCAAGAATAGAAGAAGCTGTTTCTCAGGTTCCATCAGCAAGCTCTACCTCATACTTAATATCTAGAGTTCCTATGGGCAGATTTAAAAGTTTACTAAACTTAAGATCTACAAATGATTTATCTGCACCTGAATCAAATAGGACTCTAGCATAGACGTTGTTAATGAGGAAAGTACCAGTTATGACATTATCATCATTCACCGCCTGCCTAGCGTTCATCTTGTATGCTCGTGCATTACCCTTTTTAGCCTCTTCATGCTTCTTTGCATttttagggcagttagtcttgatgtgccctttctcgttacagCCGTAGAAAACGGCATCCTTAAGGTTTTTGCACTCCAGGGTCTTATGCCCCTTCTTCCTACAGATACCACAGGGTTTTGCCTGCGGGTCAGAGTTACACTGTCCTTAGTGTTTGCAGTTGCAGGTCTTACAGGTGGGTTTCTCACCTGACCTGTCTTGGTTCTTCTTGAACCCAAACCTACCTTTTTTTCTTCTTGTTAGACCTTTGGGAGTTGTCATCCTCCCTCTTCCTCTTACCCTTTGCATCAGTCTTTCCAGACTTGCTTCTCATTACATCCAAGGTGAGCGACAGAGATAGGTCCACAACCGACCGGTAAGTGGTAGGCTTTGAAGCCTTGACATGCCCCTTGATTTCTGGTGCTAAACCACCAATAAAACGCGCAATGCTTTTGGGCTCTAGGGTGATCAAATATGGTACCAACCTTGACATAGAGTTGAAGTCGGTAAGTAAGTCCTACAATCCATATTTTTCATCACAAGAGTCAGAAAATCTGACTCTACCTTCTCTACCTCGTGTTGTGGACAATAAACTTCTTTGATTATGTCCACAAATTTTGACCATTCGAGGTTGTAGAGGGGAATCTTTCCCGTAGATTGGATCATAGTTTTCCACCATGTAAGGGTCTCACCCTTAAACGACTGTGATACAAACGTCACAGTATCTTCCTttgcacaaccgctgatatcaaccatgGTTTCCATTTCGTCTAACCAACACATGCAATCTATATCTCCTTTTTCACCATTGAAGTCCTTTGGCTTGCAAGAGACGAAGTACTTGTAAGTACATCCTTTGGTAGAACGGGGTTTCTCATCAAATACAATCTTCTTTGGTTCACTCTTTGCATTCGAAGAGTGAACAAAACTTTCTTTATGAGATGAATGTGGCTTGGAATGGGTCTTGGAGCGAGTAGCACTCGTCTCCTTAAATTTTTCCATGACCTTTTCCATGGCCTTGTCGACAGCTGCATCTATTCGAGCTTGGAAATCATCAGCATTGATGTTTACATTCGCATCATCATCCGTATTATCGTTACGACTATTGTTAGCCTCATCAGAGTTTTCCATCTCAGAAGCTTTGGTACTAAACACCAAAATAATCAACTG
It encodes:
- the LOC110891130 gene encoding uncharacterized protein LOC110891130, which gives rise to MENSDEANNSRNDNTDDDANVNINADDFQARIDAAVDKAMEKVMEKFKETSATRSKTHSKPHSSHKESFVHSSNAKSEPKKIVFDEKPRSTKGCTYKYFVSCKPKDFNGEKGDIDCMCWLDEMETMVDISGCAKEDTVTFVSQSFKGETLTWWKTMIQSTGKIPLYNLEWSKFVDIIKEVYCPQHEVEKDLLTDFNSMSRLVPYLITLEPKSIARFIGGLAPEIKGHVKASKPTTYRSVVDLSLSLTLDVMRSKSGKTDAKGKRKREDDNSQRSNKKKKRKKGHKTLECKNLKDAVFYGCNEKGHIKTNCPKNAKKHEEAKKGNARAYKMNARQAVNDDNVITGTFLINNVYARVLFDSGADKSFVDLKFSKLLNLPIGTLDIKYEVELADGT